The proteins below are encoded in one region of Paenisporosarcina cavernae:
- a CDS encoding DUF6904 family protein produces the protein MLSIQHTANLTGATIMGDFWDLDELFQAFHTVLGDENKYYDWEGPRKRLLEVANDIHAASRGKNNLLLIGNGLSKDSMVAHEFVGPDKNVYFSFEILWPELLFTTVALNDFIRLYTHKHKYAMLDIHVTTLRKFQSLVGELLEKVSDPKDFIQFMTTISSGVTSVEDYAVQYVDMMNLQFIDFTKEQRTEILGKLALKFAVPNPEYDSVKEKVIAAANPTKSSISDMSLKKEYPEEIEW, from the coding sequence TGGGTGACTTCTGGGATTTGGACGAATTGTTTCAAGCATTTCACACAGTCCTTGGCGATGAAAATAAATATTATGATTGGGAAGGCCCGAGGAAACGACTTTTGGAAGTTGCAAATGATATTCACGCTGCATCTCGTGGAAAGAATAATTTGTTGCTCATTGGCAATGGATTGTCGAAAGATTCCATGGTAGCTCACGAATTTGTCGGTCCAGATAAAAATGTTTATTTCTCTTTTGAAATTCTTTGGCCAGAATTATTATTCACGACAGTGGCATTGAATGACTTCATACGCTTGTATACGCATAAGCACAAGTATGCGATGTTAGATATTCACGTCACCACACTTCGCAAATTCCAGTCACTAGTAGGGGAATTACTCGAAAAAGTATCAGATCCGAAAGACTTTATCCAGTTTATGACGACGATTAGTTCTGGCGTTACTTCTGTCGAAGATTATGCCGTTCAATACGTCGACATGATGAATTTACAATTTATCGATTTCACGAAAGAACAACGTACGGAAATTCTCGGTAAACTAGCATTGAAATTTGCGGTTCCTAACCCGGAATACGATTCAGTAAAAGAAAAAGTAATTGCAGCAGCCAATCCAACCAAAAGTTCCATCAGCGATATGTCGTTAAAGAAAGAATATCCAGAAGAAATAGAATGGTAG
- a CDS encoding MurR/RpiR family transcriptional regulator: protein MKDLLQELENSMHTFSAGQKRIAKLIEEKQMFVAFSSASEIGRQAEVSESTVIRFAQKLGFKGFVEFQTALQQVITEARIESREQEEVTSTSIVRNLLDADILSIQQLKNTLSEERLLEAVDYLGQASNIYVTSNFFDYGLAHSFAHWLNMVQGSTELLMQGDVQYYHQLSKLTANDVVVVFAFPRYTKNVMETVETAKEQGAKIIVITDNALSPLSPLADLSFFVPVPTNLSIDSYTAVHALTASIMRFLYVKEHDKVRANLDRVNSMYARKSIFIPPLESTE, encoded by the coding sequence ATGAAGGATTTACTGCAGGAGTTGGAAAATTCAATGCACACTTTTTCAGCTGGTCAAAAACGTATTGCGAAGTTAATAGAAGAGAAACAAATGTTTGTGGCTTTTTCTTCTGCTTCGGAGATCGGAAGACAGGCAGAAGTGAGTGAGTCAACTGTGATTCGTTTTGCGCAGAAACTTGGATTTAAAGGGTTTGTTGAATTCCAAACGGCGCTACAACAAGTAATCACGGAAGCTCGAATTGAATCGAGGGAACAAGAGGAAGTCACGTCAACATCGATTGTGAGAAATTTGCTTGATGCAGATATTCTAAGTATCCAACAGTTGAAAAACACGCTATCGGAAGAACGACTTTTAGAAGCGGTGGATTATTTAGGGCAAGCCAGCAACATATATGTAACAAGCAATTTTTTCGATTACGGTTTAGCGCATTCATTTGCTCATTGGCTGAACATGGTGCAAGGAAGCACGGAACTCTTAATGCAGGGTGATGTACAATATTATCACCAACTGTCCAAGCTTACAGCAAACGATGTTGTCGTTGTATTTGCATTTCCTCGCTATACGAAAAATGTGATGGAAACTGTTGAGACAGCGAAAGAGCAAGGTGCAAAAATTATCGTGATTACGGATAATGCATTGTCACCGTTAAGCCCTCTGGCTGATTTGTCTTTTTTTGTACCGGTTCCTACCAACTTAAGCATCGATTCCTACACGGCTGTTCATGCTTTGACAGCCTCTATCATGCGTTTCTTGTACGTGAAAGAACATGATAAAGTTCGTGCCAACTTGGATCGAGTAAATTCGATGTATGCACGTAAATCCATTTTCATCCCTCCTCTAGAGAGCACGGAATAA
- a CDS encoding amino acid ABC transporter ATP-binding protein: MLKATNIHKSFGDLEVLKGIDLEVEPSEVVVLVGVSGSGKSTLLRCFNFLEYMNEGSIELDGHVIDPNADKLSQIRADVGMVFQHFNLFPHKTVLENIIEAPIIVKKMKKEAAIAQAKELLEKVGLEDKADVYPNKLSGGQKQRVAIARALAMEPKVLLFDEPTSALDPELVGEVLNVMQQLAQEGMTMVVVTHEMKFAREVADRVIMLDEGKIIESTDSHTFFHHPTHERTKQFLQMVD; this comes from the coding sequence ATGTTAAAAGCGACAAATATTCATAAATCGTTTGGAGATTTAGAAGTATTAAAGGGAATTGACTTAGAAGTGGAGCCTTCTGAAGTGGTCGTTCTAGTTGGAGTCAGTGGTTCAGGTAAAAGTACTTTGCTCCGCTGCTTTAACTTTTTGGAGTATATGAATGAAGGATCCATTGAATTAGATGGGCATGTGATTGATCCAAATGCGGATAAATTATCCCAAATTCGTGCCGATGTCGGCATGGTATTCCAACATTTTAATTTATTCCCACATAAAACGGTGTTAGAAAATATCATCGAAGCGCCGATTATTGTGAAAAAGATGAAAAAAGAAGCTGCTATTGCGCAAGCGAAAGAATTGCTTGAAAAAGTTGGACTGGAAGATAAAGCGGATGTCTATCCGAATAAGCTTTCAGGTGGTCAAAAGCAACGTGTTGCGATTGCTCGAGCACTTGCAATGGAACCGAAAGTATTATTGTTTGACGAGCCAACGTCTGCACTAGACCCGGAACTTGTTGGGGAAGTGTTAAATGTTATGCAACAATTAGCGCAAGAAGGAATGACGATGGTTGTCGTCACGCATGAGATGAAATTTGCACGAGAAGTTGCTGATCGAGTAATCATGTTAGACGAAGGGAAAATTATTGAATCAACTGATTCGCATACATTCTTCCACCATCCGACACATGAACGGACGAAACAGTTTTTACAAATGGTCGATTAG
- a CDS encoding transporter substrate-binding domain-containing protein — MKKKATIFASFAATALLLAGCGSDSDNASGDDSGLNLHEEGKLTYASSGLYKPFSFTDGGDLTGFDVEVGAAIAEEMGLEPNPITTPWETITQSLLGNKFDAIIGSMAITEERSKRVAFSDPYYYSGGMIFVPENSDIASADDLKGKTIGVVAQSTYDTAAQEYTDDIKYYNSDVVALKDLTVEGRLDAVITADVVGYEAISSGMAIKEVGDPLWIEQAAVAVRPDDEELLNEINDALAAIIEDGTYEEISNKWFDRDLLDVDLEGIEILK; from the coding sequence ATGAAAAAGAAAGCAACGATTTTTGCTTCATTTGCAGCAACAGCATTATTACTTGCAGGGTGTGGATCTGACTCAGATAACGCTAGCGGAGACGATTCTGGTTTAAATCTACATGAAGAAGGTAAGTTAACATACGCATCAAGTGGATTGTACAAACCGTTCAGCTTTACAGACGGTGGAGATTTAACTGGTTTTGACGTAGAAGTTGGAGCTGCAATTGCAGAAGAAATGGGATTAGAACCTAACCCAATTACAACTCCATGGGAAACGATTACACAATCGCTTCTTGGGAATAAATTCGATGCAATCATTGGGTCAATGGCTATTACAGAAGAACGCTCCAAACGTGTAGCATTCTCTGATCCGTACTACTATTCTGGAGGAATGATTTTTGTTCCAGAAAACTCTGATATCGCATCTGCAGATGATTTAAAAGGAAAAACGATTGGAGTAGTCGCACAAAGTACGTATGACACGGCTGCACAAGAATATACAGATGACATTAAATACTACAATTCAGATGTTGTAGCATTAAAAGATTTAACAGTTGAAGGTCGTTTAGATGCTGTAATTACAGCAGACGTTGTTGGGTATGAGGCAATTTCTTCTGGAATGGCGATTAAAGAAGTGGGAGACCCATTATGGATTGAACAAGCGGCAGTAGCTGTTCGCCCAGATGACGAAGAGTTGTTAAATGAAATTAATGACGCATTAGCAGCAATTATCGAAGATGGCACGTATGAAGAGATTTCAAACAAGTGGTTCGATCGTGACTTGCTTGATGTGGACTTAGAAGGAATCGAAATCCTCAAGTAG
- a CDS encoding amino acid ABC transporter permease has product MEFIQTIMDVLVRTAPGFLEATVLTLQITAVALILGTILGLVFALMKISRSKILQTIANFYITIIRGTPLIVQIMFLYFGITAIIVLDGFWAGAIALGVHNGAYIAEIFRGAIQGIDKGQREASMALGMTRFQSMKRIIFPQALKRSIPPLGNQFIITLKDSSLVYIISVPELFGIANRDAAQSFQPFETYLVVGFYYLILVLIFTLILKWYENRLNVDK; this is encoded by the coding sequence ATGGAATTTATTCAAACGATCATGGATGTCCTAGTACGAACTGCTCCTGGATTTTTAGAGGCAACGGTCTTAACGTTACAAATCACGGCCGTTGCCCTCATCTTGGGGACCATTTTAGGGCTTGTCTTCGCCTTAATGAAAATATCTCGCTCGAAAATATTGCAAACAATCGCGAATTTCTATATCACGATTATTCGTGGAACACCATTAATCGTACAAATCATGTTTTTATACTTTGGTATTACGGCCATTATTGTACTGGACGGATTCTGGGCAGGGGCAATTGCACTAGGTGTTCATAATGGTGCTTACATTGCAGAAATTTTCCGTGGGGCAATTCAAGGAATTGACAAAGGACAACGCGAAGCAAGTATGGCTCTTGGGATGACTCGTTTTCAAAGCATGAAACGAATTATTTTCCCGCAAGCGTTAAAACGTTCGATTCCGCCACTTGGCAACCAATTTATTATTACCCTCAAAGACTCATCATTAGTGTATATCATTAGTGTGCCTGAGTTATTTGGGATTGCGAATCGTGATGCAGCACAATCGTTTCAACCATTCGAAACTTATTTAGTTGTTGGTTTTTATTATCTTATTTTAGTATTAATCTTCACGCTCATTTTGAAATGGTATGAAAATCGTTTAAACGTAGATAAATAG